ATCTTCCGACAGGGATTTGCTTTCTCTTCCTGATGCATTTTCTTGGAAGACTTGTATGCGTACTGTTCTTGTTTCAGATTCTAGGATCCATCCTCATCCGGAAAATCTTCCTGCTCATTGGGAAAGTAAATCCGGTTACGAAGCGTATAGGCTTCTTCTCGAAATTATCTCAGGTTTAAAATCTAAATTGTTTGGTGAGACAGAAGTTCTCTCTCAGTTCAGACAAAGATTCCAGGAATTACCGGATCTTGCTTTCGGTGATTATCTTGCAAAACTCAGAGACAATCTGATCGAAGATTGTAGAACTCTTCGCTCCGGTTATTTGCAAAATTTAGGAGAACAATCTTATGGTGGTTTGGCGGATAAATATTTATCCGAAGCTGCAAATCCTCCTAAAGAGATCGTACTTTTTGGGACCGGGCAGCTTGCCGAAAAAATCCTACCTTGGCTTTCTCATTCTAATAGAAAAACTAAGATCGTAGGACGTAATCCCCATCGTTTGGAATTTTTATCTTCTGTTTCCGGTTCTTCTTCTCATCTGGTCGAAGATTGGTCTCCGAATGGAGAAGCTTGGGTGATCGCAGCGCCTATGGACTGCTCCGCTTGGATGGATCAATTGGCTCCGGGAAATCTGGTCCTAGATTTTAGAGAAGAACCTTTGGAAGGATCTTGGCCCTCAGATATCGTATATATTTCCTTTGCCCAGATGCTTTCTTCCTTGAAAGAAACGGAAGAAAGAACTAGAAAAGTAAAGGAAGAATTAAAATCCGTTTTAGACGAGCTTTTGGAAGAAAGAGAACTGGAAGCTCATCAATTTGTATTCGGTTGGGATGACCTACCTTGTCCGACGTTTTAAGAATCGGTTCCCGAAAAAGTTCCCTCGCAAAATTACAGACCTGCCTCGTACAAGATCAATTGCACAAATTGTATCCTGAGTTGGAGCTCCAACTTTTTTTCAAAGAAGCGAGCGGTGATCAAGATTTAACCACTCCACTTTGGAAAATGGGAAGCAGAGGTGTTTTCACACAAGACTTAACCAAAGAACTCGTCCAGGGAAATGTGGATGTAGTAGTTCACTCCTTCAAGGATTTGGATTTAGAAGGTCATGAAGGCACTGAAATTTTAATGGTGCTCCCTCGTGCAGACCAGAGAGACGTTTTACTTTTTAAAAAATCTTCTTACGAGAATCCTCCTAAAGAAATTAAGATCCATTCTTCTAGTCCAAGAAGGGAATATAATCTTTCCGCATTTCTTCCGAGTGCACTCCCCTCTCGTCTTCAGAATTTACCGATCAGTTTTCATCCTGTAAGAGGAAATGTACAGACTAGACTTCGTAAATGGAAGGAAGATCCAGAAATTTCTGGACTCGTAGTGGCAAAAGCTGCGATAGATCGGCTTCTTGCGGAAAACTTTTCTTTTTCTTCTACAGAAGAATATTCAGAAGTTAGAAAAGAAATTAGATCTGCTATCTCTAACGAACTATTTATGGTCCTTCCTTTATCAAAAAATCCGAATGCACCTGCGCAAGGGGCACTTGCTGCGGAGTTCAGAAAAGGTGACGAGAAGACTAAAAAACTTTTACTTCCACTTTCGGATCAAAAAGAAGAGGCAGCAGTTTTGGAAGAGAGAAAAATCCTCTCTTATTTCGGCGGAGGTTGCCACCAAAAGATCGGTGTTTCCGTGATCTTAGGAGGCCCTGCGGATTTTCTATTCGTTCGTGGAAAAACAGATTCTGGGTCAGAGTTAGATGCTTTTGATCGTTGGAATGGAAAAGAATTCCCGGAACCTTCTTCCTTGGATCTTGTATTTCCTAAACCAAGACAAGGTTTTAGGATGAAACGTTCTCCTGTGCATGCTCCCGTTCCTAAAGAAAAATTTTGGTTCGTATCTCGTGCGGACTCTTTACCTAAAGACTGGGAATTACCAGGCCTTGAAACGATCTTTATCGTAGCAGGTGCGAAAACCTGGGAAAAGTTGGCCTCCAGAGATGTTTGGGTGAACGGCTCCACTGACGGTTTGGGCGAAGAAGATGCAAAACAAATTGTTAGCTTTTACGAATCCAATCCTGACTTCATTAAACTCACTCATGAAGAAAGTGATATTATCGAAGGTGTATGGAGAAGGTTCGTAACCTATAAGGTGGACTTCGAATCGGAGCAACCTGATCTCTCCGAATACTCTCATTTTTTCTGGATGAGTGCTTCTCAATTTGATAGAGCTTATAAAAAAAATCCGGAAATCGGATCTCGCATTCATTCTTGCGGGACCGGAGCAACGTATAAATATATTAGAAAAACATTAGGTGATTCTGCGAAAATTTTTGCGTTCCCTAACTTTGAATCCTGGGAAAGAGCCTGTAAGGGCGAAGTTCCGGATTTTCTTACAAAAAGAGGTGCCGTATGAGTTCCGAGAGTTTGCTGGGCCTAAGAAGAAATCGTCTCAATGCCCCGCTCAGAAATTTAGTGTCTTCGGAGAGTTTGAATCCTAAAAAACTGGTCCAGCCGATCTTTGTGGCGGAAAGTCTGAAATCTCCGGAAAAAATGTCTTCTTTACCTGGAGTATTCCGTGATAGCCAGGATTCCATTTTATCTCAAATCGAATCGGACCTGAAAAATGGCGTGGAACATTTCCTTCTGTTTTTGGTTCCTGAAAAAAAGTCGGATGATTCTATTCCGAAATCATTTTATAAAAACGTAATTGGCACTATCAAATCCAAATTTCCGGAAACTTTTCTTTGGGTAGATACTTGTCTTTGTTCTTTGACCACTCATGGCCATTGTGGTCTTTTAGATCCGAAAGGTAGAATAGACAATATAAGCTCCGTCAGAAGACTTTCCGAGTTGGCTCTTTGTTATGCTGAGTCAGGCGCTGACGGTATCTCCCCTTCTGATATGATGGATGGTAGAATTAGGAGTCATAGAAATATTCTGGACTCTAACGGTTTCCAACATGTCCCGATCATGAGTTATTCTACTAAATTTAAGAGCCATTTTTACGGTCCATTCAGAGAAGCAGCTGAGTCCGCTCCCGGTCATGGGGATCGTTCTTCTTATCAAATCGATGTAAGGAACAGGGAAGATTCTATTCTTTCATCTATCAGAGACGCGGAAGAAGGCGCGGATCTCCTGATGGTCAAGCCTGGTATAACTTCTATTGATCTGATCTTACCGATCAAAGAGCAGACCGGGTTGCCTGTGGGTGCTTACCAAGTGAGCGGGGAATATGCATCCATTGCAATGCTCGCGGAAAATGGATTTTGTAAATTTGAAGATGCGCTTAAAGAGACCTGGCAAGTGTTTTCCAGAGCGGGCGCATCTTATCTGATTACTTACGCTGCAAGAAGAGGGAAGGAGATTTTAGGCTGATGTTTCCAAGTTCTAAGGAACTTTTTGAAAGAGCAAAAAAAGTAGCGCCGGGTGGAGTACATTCTCCGGTTAGATCCTTTCGTTCCGTAGGAGGAGATCCTATATTCTTCCAATCCGGAAAAGGCGCTAAACTTACGGATGTTTCCGGAAAAGAATATATAGATTATTGTTTAAGTTTTGGTCCCTTGATCTTGGGTCATAGGGACGAAGATGTCCAAAAAATAGTCTCTGAAACCGCAGAACTTGCTTGGAGTTTCGGAGCTGCCGAACCTTATTCATTAGAACTTGCAGAATGGATCGTGTCTAAGATCCCTTGGGTAGAAAAGATCCGATTTGTAAACAGCGGAACCGAAGCAGTAATGAGTGCATTACGTGTGGCTCGTGCTGCGACCGGTAGGGACAAAATCCTAAAATTCGACGGATGTTATCATGGTCATTTGGATGCATTGCTTGTAAAAGCAGGCTCTGGACTTGCGGGAGAATCTTCTTCGGATAGCGCAGGGATCGGTTCAGAGTTAATTAAAAATACCTTGGTCCTTCCTTTGGACGATGAGAAAGCAGTTGAGGAACTTTTTGCGAAAGAAGGCAAAAATATTGCCGTGTTGGTGATAGAGCCTCTTCCTGCAAATTACGGTTTATTAATACAGAGAAAAGAGTATTTATCTAAGATCGTAGAGATTGCGAGAAAACACGGGAGTCTTGTACTTTTCGACGAGGTGATCAGCGGATTTCGGGTCGGATTAACAGGGATGAGCGGAGAATTGGGAATTGTGCCTGATCTAGTGACCTACGGAAAGATCATTGGCGGGGGATTTCCAGTCGGAGCTTATGCAGGTAGGGCCGACTTATTGGATCTGGTTGCTCCTCAAGGACCTGTATACCAAGCAGGAACGTTAAGTGCTAGTCCTTTTGGAATGAGGGCCGGTCTTGCTACCCTCCAAAAATGTGTAAAAGATAATGTGTGGAACGTTTTAGAGAGTCGCACCAAATCTTTTGTTTCCGGAATGGTCTCTATTTTGAGGGAGAGGGATCCTGAGGGAGATTGGGACTCCAGCTTACATTCTTCTTTGTTTTGGTTCCATAAGAAGTCCTCCTCCCCTATCCGAACTGTGGATAAAATTCCCGCAGGCCATAAAGAAGGTTTTGCAAAAGTTTTTCATGCACTTCTTGCAGAAGGAATTTATTTGGCTCCTTCCGGTTACGAAGTCGGTTTTTTGAGTTATGCTCATTCTGAAAAAATACTTTCCGAAACTTTGGAAAAAGCGGATACCGCATTAAAAAAATTGAAAGTATGAAGGTCTTCGATTCTAAAAAGATTGTTTTACCGGTTATCTGGGTTGTGACCACGGTCTCGCTCGGAGTGTGGTGGCTTTTTTTAGGGTTAAGACAAAATAGAATGGCGACTGAACTTGCCGCTCGTTTGGGATCTCAGATCGGTCTCGATTTTTTGGAAAAATTAGAAAGGCAAAGTGCCATGATCAAAATGGAAGGCACCTTCTTTCTATTTTTATTGGTAAGCGGCGGAGCAACCTTAGTTTGGCTGACTTTCCGGGAAGAAAAAAGAAATAAACTTATCCATGATTTTTTCTCCACTGTGACTCATGAAATGAAAACTCCTTTGGCAAGTCTCAGGCTACAAGCCGAGAGTTTGTTGGAAGAAGGTGTGGATGCAGGAAAAGACAAACTTCTTCATAGATTATTAAAAGACTCGGATCGTATAGAATCTCAGATGAACAAGGCATTATACCTGGCAAGTCTCATGAGATCGGAGGGATTATATTTAGAAGAGTTGGACCTCCGACACTGGGAAGAAAGTCTAAGAGAAGAGTGGTCCGAATTGGACATCCAGACCGAATGGAAAGAGACCAAAGTGTTAGCAGATAGAAGAGCGCTCGAAAGTATTTTCAGGAATCTTTTGGAAAACTCCGTGCAACATGGAGGAGCGACTAAGGTAAAAATTCTTTCGGAACCGATTTCCGGAGATAAGATCAAATTCAGATTTGAAGACAACGGAAAAGGTTTCTCCGGTGATTTTAAATTATTAGGAAGATTGTTTTTAAGACATACAAGCACTAGTGGTACTGGAGTCGGATTGTATATCGCAGAAAAATTAGCCGGAAGAATGGGGGGGAACTTCTCCGTTCGAAATTCTGAGTCAGGAGGATTTTTGGCAGAGCTTATTCTCCCCTCTTATCCTTCTCAAAGGAGAAACGGTCTATGAAAGCGAAATTATTATTAGTAGAAGATGATCGATCTTTAGGTGAAACTTTAAAAGAACGTTTGGAGAAAGAAGGATACGAAATGGTTTGGACCGTTTCTGCTCAATCGGCAAAAGTTTTAGCGGCGGAATCTAAGCCGGATCTGATACTTTTAGATGTACGTCTGCCGGACGGAGACGGATTCGAATTAGCCGAAGAATTAAAATCCAGAAAAGATTGCCCTCCATTTTTATTTTTAACTGCACATTCAGGAGCGCCGGAACGTTTGAGAGGATTCGAACTAGGCGCAGAAGAATTTATACCTAAACCGTTCCACTTAAAGGAATTGTTAATTAGGGTCAAACACGTATTAGAATCTCATAAACATTCCATAAAACAGGCTAAATATTCTTACGAAGGTTATCTTTTGGATTTTTACGGATATTGTATCCTTACTCCATCCAAAGAAGAGATCCATCTTTCCAGAAGAGACTGCGCTCTCTTAAACTTTCTGGTAGAAGAAAGAGGAAGAACAGTTAGCCGAGATGAGATCCTAGATCGCCTCTGGGGAGAGGAAAAATTCCCAACAAATAGAACTATAGATAATTCCATTGTTAGATTGCGCCAAGCCTTCGGAGACAGGGGCGAAGATGCGATTCGTTCCGTGAGAGGAGTCGGCTACCAATGGATCGGAGACTTAAAAAATGTCTAATACTAGATTTCAGGCTGCACTTAAACTTCAGCCACAATCCACTCCTCCAATTTGGATGATGCGTCAAGCCGGTCGTTATCATTGGCATTACCAAAATTTAAGAAAAAAACATTCTTTCGAAGAGTTATGTAAAGTTCCCGAACTTGCCGCAGAAGTCGCTTTTGGTCCCGTAGATGATTTTGATTTTGATACCGCAATTTTATTCTCTGATATTCTTTTTCCTTTAGAAGCTTTCGGAATGGGCTTACGTTTCGGTGACGAAGGTCCTAAACTTGGCTGGCATCTTTCCACATTAGAAGATTTGAATAAGTTTTACCCTTTAGAACAAGCGGTGGAATTTATGGGATTTCAAAAGGACGCGGTAATCCAGACCAGAAAAAGGATCTCCAAAGATAAATCTTTGATAGGATTTATCGGAGGGCCTTGGACCTTGTTCTGTTATGCTACCCAAGGGAAACATGATGGAAATCTAATACTTCCTAAAATTTCCGAAAAACTGAGAGAAGGTTTTTACGAGAAGATACTTGCTTTATTAAAAGAGAATATACGTCTACAATTGGAAGGTGGAGCGGAAATCGTAATGATCTTTGATACCGCCGCCGGAGACGCTTCTCCGGTATTCTTCCAAGAGGCGATATTGCCTACCATCCAGGTCTTGGTAGAGGCCTTCCCGGGCAAGATCGGTTATTATGCCAAAAATCTTGCCCCAGGTTCTTTACAATCTCTTCGAGAAGTTTCCGGTCTGACCGGATTCGGAATGGATCATAGGACTGATATCGTCGGCTTTTTAGGAAATGGTTCTCATTTTGTACAAGGGAATTTTGATCAGGCATTATTATTCATGGAGCCTGGAGAATTTAAGAAATATTTAAATCATTGGATCAGGCCGTTTTTAGATCTGGTCCCTGAAAAAAGAGCAGGATGGGTATGCGGTTTGGGACACGGAGTCCTTCCAAAAACCCCGGAAGCGAATATTAGAACTTTCGTAAGTACGATACGTGAGGCATTCGTATGAGTTCCAAATCTGATCTAATTCGAAAATATGATGTTCCCGCGCCCAGGTATACTAGCTATCCTACTGTGCCGTATTGGGAGGACAACCCTACCCGAGAAGAATGGATAGATGCGCTTCGCAGAAGGTTGGTCCCTGACGATTCTTCGGTAGCATTATACCTTCATATTCCATTTTGTGAGACTCTTTGTTCTTTCTGCGGATGTAATACTTCTATCACCAAAAACCATTCCGTAGAAGATCCTTATGTGGAAACGGTTCTGCAAGAATTTCGAAAATACCAGGAAGAACTTCCTGAGTTGACTAAGCGTGAGTTAAGAGAGCTACATTTAGGCGGAGGATCTCCTACTTATCTTTCCGAATCTAATTTGGAAAGTTTGTTAAAACCAATTTTAGATTCTTGGAATGTTGCTGATTCTCCCGAATTCTCCTTGGAAGTAGATCCGAGAAGGACCAGACTTTCACAGTTAGAAGTTTTAGCAAAATACGGATTTAGAAGGATCAGTTTAGGTGTACAAGACTTCGATCCGGAAGTACAAAGATTGGTAAATCGTATCCAGCCTTATGAATTGACTGCCGCGATTACTCAGGGTTCTCGCAAATTAGGATATAATTCGGTAAACTTCGATCTGATCTATGGACTTCCGAAACAAACTAAAGAAAGTATGAAGGAAACGATCCGGAAAACTTTGGAACTTAGACCTGATCGTATCGCATTCTACAGCTACGCTCATGTTCCTTGGATCAAGGCTGCACAAAGATTATTCACCGAAGATGATCTTCCTAAGGGAGAAGAAAAAAGAGAACTCTATGAGATTGGAAGAGAACTCTTTTTGAGCTCAGGATATAAAGAAATTGGAATGGACCATTTTGCTTTGGAGTCCGATTCGCTGTATGCCGCTTATCAAAACGGGAATCTTCATCGAAATTTTATGGGTTATACCACCAAGTCCACTGACCTACTTTTGGGATTAGGTGTGTCTGCAATTTCGGATAGTTGGGATTGTTTCTATCAGAACGAAAAGATCCTGAAAAAATACCAAAGAAGAATTTCGGAAAACGGACAGGCAATACTCAGGGGACATAAATTGAATTCTGAAGATTTGATCCAAAGAGAACTCATTCTAAAACTTTCTACTTTGGGGAAAGTAGAGGTTCCGGATTCGATTTTTGAAGAGGTCCGCCTCTATTTGGCCAGTATGGAAGACGATAATTTAATAGAGTGGAAAGGAAAAACCCTTGTTTTAACAGACCTGGGAAAACCTTTCTTAAGGAATGCATGCACAGGTTTGGACATGCGTTTGAGAAGAAAAAGTCCTGAAACCAAGGTATTTTCTCAGTCTATTTGACTCTCTTCTGAAATATTCGGGTCCAATAGCTGTTTCTACCCTTAGAAAGGATTCATTTGGAAATTAATTTCTTTTCGTCCAATACTTTGGGGACTTTAGTGGCATAACACTTTTTCGTTTTGAAATGTTATCTTTGCATTTAAAAAAAATTATTCCGATCCTATTGATCGTATTTGCTCCTGTTGGGATTTTTCCTGTTACTGTTCTATTGAGAGAAGGTGGAAAAGTAAAAGGTGATATCATCACCCAAAACCAACATTCCGTTCTTCTCCAAACAGAATCAGGAAAACGTAAAGTAGATAAAGATCTAATTCTTAAAATACTTTTCCAAGACATAAACGACGACGAAGAAGAGAAGATCCGTAAAGAGGAAGAAGACAAACTCGCTTCTGACAAAAAAGAGCAAGAAGACAAGGAAGCTGCTCAGAGACAACTTGAAGAAGACAAACAAAAAGAAGAAGATCTAAAAAAACAGGCAGCAGCGGAAGAAGAAGCGCGTCGCTTGGAAGAACTTCGTAAACAAGAAGCAAAACGTCCTTTGAATGCACTCTGGAGATCCGCGGCAGTACCCGGCTGGGGTCAATATTATACTGATAGAAAGTTCCAGTCTCTTCTCTACCCTACCCTATTCGCTATGACTGCATTTGTTGCTTATGATAAATTCAGAGTGTATAGAACTTCCGTAAAAGAGTACGGAGATCTTGGAAATCCATATACGAGAGAAAGTCTTACACTTGCTGCGATTGGCCAGGCCCAAGCTGCAGTTACCCCATCTTTATCCCCAGTTGATGCATATTTTGCGAATCAAAGAAGTCAGGTTCAGTTAAAAAGAGAAGAAGCAGACAAAAACTTCAGAGAATACCAGGGCGTCTTATATGTGTTAGGCGGAATTTATATCTTGAACCTGCTGGATTCGTATTTTTTTGCAAATTCCGTCAAATCCGTAGTCCAGTTTTCGGACGGGCAAAGTAAGGGGATGGTAATCTCGGCTATGCCTTCCAGCGTTGGAGCAGGAAGTGGATTTTCCAGCAACGGAACCTTTTCCGGATTGGAAACCAAATATACGATGGGTTACAGATTCGATTTCTGAGCTTGATAAAAACTTTTCTTCCTTTTGAAAGAAAATCTAGGATTTTATTGCCAATAGTTTCTATCCCATTACTTTGTATCCGTGGCGAAATGGGTTCCGGATCATATAGTAATTGGCGCAGGCTTTACCGGCCTTCTGCATGCATTCCTTTCCTTGGAGGAGGGTGAGTCCGTATTAGTACTGGAAAAAAAAGAAAGTTCGGGTGGACTCATACGTTCCGTCCGCACCGAATACGGGATCGTAGAAAGAGCGGCAAACGGGATCTTAAATTGTTGGGAACTGGAAAGTCTCGCTTCCCGCTTAGGGTTGGATATCCTACTCTCTAATCCTGCATCTAAAAAACGTTATATATTCTCGGATGGAAAGATGAGAAGAATGCCTCTTTCCGTTTTCGAAATAATCTCTCTTGTATTCTCCGTATTGACTGTTCCTTCTCAACCTCTCCCAGGTGAATCCATTTACCAATGGGGAAAAAGAGTATTAGGAGAAAAAACGCTCAGCAAAATTCTGGAACCAGCATTAGGCGGGATATACGCGGGTGATCTGGATGCAATGTCTGCAGAACTTGTTCTCGGAAAATTTTTACCCGAACAAGCTCCTCTTTGGAAAAATATTCTACATCTTCGAAATTCCAGAAAAGATAAACCGAAACTTCTTCCGGGAAGAAGGGGAACCGTAAGTTTTAAGGGTGGTATCGGAACTTTACTGGGAGCTTTAGAAGCAAGAGTATCTTCTCAAGGAAAGATCAAATATAATCAGGATATTTCTAGCTTAAAAGAATTGAGAGCGACTTATCCTAAATCCAAAATCACGATTGCGACCAATCTTGGAACTGCGTTGAAACTTCTGAAATCGGAGTATAAAGAATTCAAATCCTACCAAGGAATGTTGGACACTTTGCCTATAGTAAGTGTGACCCGTTTCGGAAAAGATTCTATCTTGAACGGCAAAAAAGGATTCGGAGTATTATTTCCCAAAGACCATAAAAGTTTTTCTTCCGAATTAGGAATTAGATCCAGAGGAATCTTATTTAACGATTTTATATTTGCCGGTAGGACCTCCGACGGGATCCATTCTGAAACTTTTATTATGGGTGGCGCTGGAGACAGAGAAATTTCTTCCAAAACGGAAGACGAGATCATCTCAGTGGTAGAAGAAGATCGTAAAAAATTATTCTCCGAAAGTGGAATACCCTTAAATCATTATGTGACCGTTTGGAAAGATGCGCTTCCTGTATATGGGCCTCAGCTTCATGCATTCAATCGGGATTTGGATAGAGTTCTGCCTGCTGAGATCCGAGTAGAAGGGAATTTCAGGAACGGGATCGGTTTAAAGTCTATTCTAGAACGGGCCTTCTACCTTTATAACCCGGGTCTTTCCGGTTAATTAGCGAGCAAATTTCTTTATTAAAATTTCTTTAAGTTCTTCTAAGTCTTTTTTGATCCAATTGGAATCTTCTTCGAATTTTTCAGGAGTCATTCCTTCCGTTTGGAATAATGTAAAAATCAGCTCACTCCCCTCTTCGTTTTCTATGATCCTGAGCGGATTGTAAGAAATATTTTCAGGGCTAAATATCACATAATGGTCCAAAATTCCGTATGGATTTTTATCCGTGAATTTTGCCGTCAGTTTGCCCATAGGAGAATCGATGGACCATTCCCCATTTTCTAAAGGAGAGATAGATTTACATAAACCGGAGGCCCATTCCGGAAAATTTTTAGGCTCTGAGAGATATTCGTAAGATGTCTTTTGGGAAACTGGGATAGTAACGCTAATATGTTTTGTATTCTTTGTCTTAATCATGTGTTCACTTTGAGAATTGATCTATCTTTTTTTGGATACTAATTTTGGCCTGAGATGTTTTTGCAAGTGAAAGTGCTTTACGAAAATTTTCCTCTGACTTAATTGTATTTATATCTAAATACAATTCTCCTAAAAGAGCAAAATAAAAATGATTTTCTTTCAGCTCTAATTTTTCGGCCTCGATGATCGCTTCTTCTTTTCCATTTGCTTTAGAAAGAGCATATGTTCTATTTAAAGCTGCAATTGGAGAATATTGTAACTGAAGTAGACGATTGTATAACTGCAAAATATTTTCCCATTTTTCTTTTGTATCTTCCTTTTGGGTATGCCAGTATGCAATTCCTGCTTCCAAATGATAGGTTGTGAGTTTGGTTCCACTAGCTGCTTTGTTTAGAAAAATTTCTCCCTTTTTGATCAATTCATAATTCCAAAGATTTGTGTTTTGATCTTGGTAAAGGATTTGATCTCCATTTTCGTCTTGTCTTGCTTCGAATCTAGAAGTATG
Above is a genomic segment from Leptospira selangorensis containing:
- the hemG gene encoding protoporphyrinogen oxidase — its product is MAKWVPDHIVIGAGFTGLLHAFLSLEEGESVLVLEKKESSGGLIRSVRTEYGIVERAANGILNCWELESLASRLGLDILLSNPASKKRYIFSDGKMRRMPLSVFEIISLVFSVLTVPSQPLPGESIYQWGKRVLGEKTLSKILEPALGGIYAGDLDAMSAELVLGKFLPEQAPLWKNILHLRNSRKDKPKLLPGRRGTVSFKGGIGTLLGALEARVSSQGKIKYNQDISSLKELRATYPKSKITIATNLGTALKLLKSEYKEFKSYQGMLDTLPIVSVTRFGKDSILNGKKGFGVLFPKDHKSFSSELGIRSRGILFNDFIFAGRTSDGIHSETFIMGGAGDREISSKTEDEIISVVEEDRKKLFSESGIPLNHYVTVWKDALPVYGPQLHAFNRDLDRVLPAEIRVEGNFRNGIGLKSILERAFYLYNPGLSG
- a CDS encoding SRPBCC family protein; the protein is MIKTKNTKHISVTIPVSQKTSYEYLSEPKNFPEWASGLCKSISPLENGEWSIDSPMGKLTAKFTDKNPYGILDHYVIFSPENISYNPLRIIENEEGSELIFTLFQTEGMTPEKFEEDSNWIKKDLEELKEILIKKFAR